One region of Microbacterium sufflavum genomic DNA includes:
- a CDS encoding carbohydrate ABC transporter permease gives MTVIAPRAVAPTAERTPEARPSGVRRRRRTPGASPWWALVFLGPTALGLAVFYLWPTVRTLIISFTKSGPFGGSEWIGFDNYARLLQDPELLGALRNTAVYTVIALIGIPIAVGIAALLNTTGLKGRSAYRTLYFIPVVTMPAAIALVWRMIYNGDYGVLNAALAAVGIEGRSWLTDPNTALVAIAVVGIWAGLGTNIVIFLAGLQGIPDTIMEAADLDGAGPVRKFFSITIPLLSPSIFFVSVISVIGALQVFDLVYMMLGRSNPAMPNTRTVVYLFYEAGFLDNDRGYAAAVAFLLLLIILVLTIVQFRLQKKWVHYE, from the coding sequence ATGACCGTCATCGCGCCCCGCGCGGTCGCGCCGACGGCCGAGCGGACGCCGGAGGCCCGCCCCTCCGGTGTCCGCCGCCGGCGCCGCACCCCCGGCGCCTCGCCCTGGTGGGCCCTGGTGTTCCTCGGCCCCACCGCCCTCGGCCTGGCCGTGTTCTATCTGTGGCCGACCGTGCGCACGCTCATCATCTCGTTCACCAAGTCGGGCCCGTTCGGCGGCTCCGAGTGGATCGGCTTCGACAACTACGCGCGACTCCTCCAGGACCCCGAGCTGCTCGGCGCGCTGCGCAACACCGCCGTCTACACCGTGATCGCCCTGATCGGCATCCCGATCGCCGTCGGCATCGCCGCCCTGCTCAACACCACCGGCCTGAAGGGACGCAGCGCCTACCGCACGCTCTACTTCATCCCCGTCGTGACCATGCCCGCCGCCATCGCGCTGGTGTGGCGCATGATCTACAACGGCGACTATGGCGTGCTCAACGCCGCGCTCGCCGCGGTGGGCATCGAGGGACGCAGCTGGCTGACCGACCCGAACACCGCGCTCGTCGCGATCGCCGTGGTCGGCATCTGGGCCGGACTCGGAACCAACATCGTCATCTTCCTCGCCGGGCTGCAGGGCATCCCCGACACGATCATGGAGGCGGCCGACCTCGACGGCGCCGGACCCGTGCGGAAGTTCTTCTCGATCACCATCCCGCTGCTGTCGCCGTCGATCTTCTTCGTGAGCGTGATCAGCGTGATCGGCGCGCTCCAGGTGTTCGACCTCGTCTACATGATGCTCGGCCGCAGCAACCCCGCGATGCCGAACACCCGCACGGTCGTCTACCTGTTCTACGAAGCGGGATTCCTCGACAACGACCGCGGCTACGCGGCCGCCGTCGCGTTCCTGCTGCTGCTCATCATCCTCGTGCTGACCATCGTGCAGTTCCGGCTCCAGAAGAAGTGGGTGCACTATGAGTGA
- a CDS encoding carbohydrate ABC transporter permease: MSDVSLDTRAVVGAPSTRSRGAGRPRNRGLWIVHVVLILGAVLMVFPFVWQLLTSFKTLSDSVQVPPSFLPREWVFTNFAEVFDSIPFGQMFLNSVLLTVGRTVGQVALCTMAGYAFARIPFPGRNALFVVFLSVLMVPSQLYLLPQYEIIQSLGWLNTLQALIVPGIFSAFGTFLMRQFFLSMPAELEEAARIDGANPWQTFWRIMVPLAKPGIIALVVFTVLWSWNDLLWPLIVTTDPAKMPLSVGLSQLVGIHGTDYPVLMAGALLATLPMLVTFMILQRQFIQGIAFSGTKG; the protein is encoded by the coding sequence ATGAGTGACGTCTCCCTCGACACCCGGGCCGTGGTCGGCGCCCCGTCCACGCGCTCGCGCGGCGCCGGACGCCCCCGCAACCGCGGGCTGTGGATCGTGCACGTGGTGCTGATCCTCGGCGCCGTGCTCATGGTGTTCCCGTTCGTCTGGCAGCTGCTGACGTCGTTCAAGACGCTGTCCGACTCGGTGCAGGTGCCGCCCTCGTTCCTGCCGCGCGAGTGGGTCTTCACGAACTTCGCCGAGGTGTTCGACTCGATCCCGTTCGGCCAGATGTTCCTCAACTCGGTGCTGCTGACGGTCGGCCGCACCGTGGGGCAGGTCGCGCTGTGCACCATGGCCGGCTACGCCTTCGCGCGCATCCCGTTCCCCGGCCGCAACGCGCTGTTCGTCGTGTTCCTGTCGGTGCTGATGGTGCCGTCGCAGCTCTACCTGCTGCCGCAGTACGAGATCATCCAGTCGCTCGGCTGGCTCAACACGCTCCAGGCGCTCATCGTGCCCGGCATCTTCAGCGCCTTCGGCACCTTCCTGATGCGGCAGTTCTTCCTGTCGATGCCCGCCGAGCTGGAGGAGGCGGCGCGCATCGACGGCGCGAATCCGTGGCAGACCTTCTGGCGGATCATGGTTCCGCTCGCGAAGCCTGGCATCATCGCACTTGTGGTGTTCACCGTGCTGTGGTCCTGGAACGATCTGCTGTGGCCGCTGATCGTGACCACCGACCCCGCGAAGATGCCGCTGTCGGTGGGGCTCTCCCAGCTCGTCGGCATCCACGGCACCGACTACCCGGTGCTGATGGCGGGCGCCCTGCTCGCGACGCTGCCCATGCTGGTGACCTTCATGATCCTGCAGCGGCAGTTCATCCAGGGCATCGCGTTCAGCGGGACGAAGGGCTGA
- a CDS encoding LacI family DNA-binding transcriptional regulator yields MAQREHVPARRPTLRMVAERAGVSTATVSYVFSGRAGASGAGVAEATAARVLAAAEELNYRPNTAARAIRTGRSGMVQLSLHMLSDPWSLAVADAVNAEANKHGLTTLILADGDWHAALDRVESDVAYLDGVGLDEEDARRLGDLVKRGQRLVVFSEHLEPDGFDVIRSDAIPGCELAMDHLLERHTAIGCIAAEGAVRLAGTQVTRYTPYVEKLAAAGIERTPEWTVTYAETQASAFTAAIELLSRDDRPDAVYATTDFAAIAAINAAHMLGLRVPHDVAVIGVGNTPDARLIAPTLTTVGPTDFYERQARIIVDRALESDPSPGTLHEFPWSLVPGGSTDLDAPAPRAR; encoded by the coding sequence ATGGCACAGCGTGAACACGTCCCGGCCCGCCGCCCGACCCTGCGGATGGTCGCCGAGCGCGCCGGGGTGTCGACCGCGACCGTGTCGTACGTGTTCTCCGGACGGGCGGGTGCCAGCGGCGCCGGTGTCGCCGAGGCCACGGCCGCCCGGGTGCTCGCCGCGGCGGAGGAGCTGAACTACCGCCCGAACACCGCGGCGCGGGCCATCCGCACCGGGCGCAGCGGCATGGTGCAGCTCTCCCTGCACATGCTCAGCGACCCGTGGTCGCTCGCGGTGGCCGACGCCGTGAACGCCGAGGCCAACAAGCACGGCCTGACCACGCTGATCCTCGCGGACGGCGACTGGCACGCCGCGCTCGACCGCGTGGAGAGCGACGTGGCCTACCTCGACGGGGTGGGCCTGGACGAGGAGGACGCCCGGCGGCTGGGCGACCTCGTCAAGCGCGGACAGCGGCTCGTCGTGTTCTCGGAGCACCTGGAGCCGGACGGCTTCGACGTGATCCGCTCCGACGCGATCCCCGGGTGCGAGCTCGCGATGGACCACCTCCTGGAACGGCACACCGCCATCGGCTGCATCGCCGCGGAGGGAGCCGTGCGCCTCGCGGGGACGCAGGTGACGCGGTACACGCCCTACGTCGAGAAGCTCGCGGCGGCCGGGATCGAGCGCACGCCGGAGTGGACCGTGACCTACGCGGAGACCCAGGCGAGCGCGTTCACCGCGGCCATCGAGCTGCTGTCGCGGGACGATCGCCCGGACGCCGTCTACGCCACGACCGACTTCGCCGCGATCGCCGCGATCAACGCCGCCCACATGCTCGGGCTGCGGGTGCCGCACGACGTCGCGGTGATCGGCGTCGGCAACACCCCCGACGCCCGGCTCATCGCCCCGACGCTGACCACGGTCGGCCCCACCGACTTCTACGAGCGGCAGGCGCGCATCATCGTCGACCGCGCCCTCGAGAGCGATCCGTCGCCGGGAACCCTGCACGAGTTCCCGTGGTCGCTCGTCCCCGGCGGCTCGACCGACCTCGACGCCCCCGCCCCGCGCGCCCGCTGA
- a CDS encoding Gfo/Idh/MocA family protein, which produces MDLHIGIIGFGARSTLHEEVHRPGHGSRITAVCDLSPRARDDARALVPDALITDSLDDLLASGVDAVMVLTPDDTHAALTIRALEAGVPVFCEKPLAIDLADADRMLATARRTGTRLYIGHNMRHMPVITLMRDLIRQGRIGQVKAVWVRHFVGHGGDFYFKDWHADRSRTTGLLLQKGAHDLDIIHWLAGAYTERVAAMGGLSVYGDIADRRDRTGERMPDWFSMDNWPPTALTGLHPVVDVEDISMVNLQLEGGILASYQQCHFTPDYWRNYTVIGTEGRIENLGDVAGSEVRLWNRRHAGAAPADETFIVPEVPDAGHDGADALLVAEFLRFVRHGGLTATSPVAAREAVAAGILATASLRGDGSAIAVPPLDPDLVAYFERGQVETAAA; this is translated from the coding sequence TTGGACCTCCACATCGGCATCATCGGCTTCGGCGCGCGCTCCACCCTCCACGAGGAGGTGCACCGCCCGGGTCACGGCTCCCGCATCACAGCGGTGTGCGACCTCTCGCCCCGCGCCAGGGACGACGCCCGCGCGCTCGTGCCCGACGCCCTCATCACCGACTCGCTCGACGACCTGCTCGCCTCGGGCGTCGACGCGGTCATGGTGCTCACGCCGGACGACACCCACGCCGCCCTGACGATCCGGGCGCTGGAGGCCGGGGTGCCCGTGTTCTGCGAGAAGCCGCTCGCGATCGACCTCGCCGACGCCGACCGCATGCTCGCCACCGCGCGGCGCACCGGCACCCGTCTCTACATCGGGCACAACATGCGTCACATGCCCGTGATCACCCTGATGCGCGACCTGATCCGGCAGGGGCGCATCGGCCAGGTCAAGGCCGTGTGGGTGCGGCACTTCGTCGGCCACGGCGGGGACTTCTACTTCAAGGACTGGCACGCCGACCGCAGCCGCACCACCGGGCTGCTGCTGCAGAAGGGCGCCCACGACCTCGACATCATCCACTGGCTCGCCGGCGCCTACACGGAGCGGGTCGCGGCGATGGGCGGGCTGAGCGTGTACGGCGACATCGCCGACCGCCGTGACCGCACGGGGGAGCGGATGCCCGACTGGTTCAGCATGGACAACTGGCCGCCCACGGCGCTCACCGGGCTGCACCCCGTGGTCGACGTGGAGGACATCTCGATGGTGAACCTGCAGCTCGAGGGCGGGATCCTCGCGTCGTACCAGCAGTGCCACTTCACGCCGGACTACTGGCGCAACTACACGGTGATCGGCACCGAGGGCCGCATCGAGAACCTCGGCGACGTGGCCGGCAGCGAGGTGCGGCTGTGGAACCGGCGGCACGCGGGAGCGGCCCCGGCCGACGAGACCTTCATCGTGCCGGAGGTGCCGGACGCGGGCCACGACGGGGCGGACGCCCTGCTCGTCGCCGAGTTCCTCCGGTTCGTGCGACACGGCGGGCTCACCGCGACCTCGCCGGTTGCAGCGCGCGAGGCCGTGGCGGCCGGGATCCTCGCGACCGCGTCGCTGCGCGGAGACGGCTCGGCGATCGCGGTGCCGCCGCTCGACCCCGACCTCGTGGCCTACTTCGAGCGCGGACAGGTCGAGACCGCCGCGGCCTGA
- a CDS encoding TetR/AcrR family transcriptional regulator, whose translation MAETGRRRRDPEARRREIVTAAAELIVEVGAEAITHRMVAARAGVPLGATTQYFATLDDLRGAAFRALADEIESRLDGVRQTLAEQGAGPGVIAALVCRSAEDGHAVQADRAVVTAAVHDPRLRELARHLSDRLVDLLEPTYGADRAKAAMIFIDGVMWSTHIRDDRLDQSFLETALARILGDPLSTPSAATATP comes from the coding sequence ATGGCGGAGACCGGGCGTCGACGGCGCGACCCCGAAGCGCGCCGCCGGGAGATCGTGACCGCCGCAGCCGAGCTGATCGTCGAGGTCGGCGCCGAGGCCATCACGCACCGCATGGTCGCCGCCAGGGCGGGGGTGCCGCTCGGCGCCACGACGCAGTACTTCGCCACGCTCGACGACCTCCGCGGCGCCGCGTTCCGCGCCCTCGCCGACGAGATCGAGTCCCGGCTCGACGGCGTGCGGCAGACCCTCGCCGAGCAGGGAGCGGGGCCCGGGGTGATCGCGGCCCTCGTGTGCCGGAGCGCCGAAGACGGCCACGCCGTGCAGGCCGACCGCGCCGTGGTCACCGCGGCCGTGCACGACCCGCGACTGCGCGAACTCGCCCGCCACCTGTCGGACCGCCTGGTCGACCTGCTCGAGCCGACCTATGGCGCCGACCGCGCCAAAGCGGCGATGATCTTCATCGACGGGGTCATGTGGAGCACGCACATCCGCGACGACCGCCTCGATCAGTCCTTCCTCGAGACCGCACTGGCGCGGATCCTCGGAGATCCCCTCTCCACCCCCTCCGCTGCGACAGCCACCCCCTGA
- a CDS encoding efflux RND transporter permease subunit codes for MSKLAILSLKNRALIALVTIVAAVFGGLALTNLKQELIPSLELPALVVMTTYPGASPEVVENDVSTPIESAIQGVPDLESTTATSTTNASIVQAMFAYGTNLATAEQKIQQAINRISSQLPEDVTPQVLSVSIDDFPVIQVAVTGFDDADNAQAQLESVAIPDLEDVDGVNAAEIVGGVGQRITITPDVGRLAAEGQSTQAISSALQQNGTLFPGGDITENGETLTVQTGAKITSVDEIAALPLVGTSLTIGDVATVTQASDPVTSISRVDGKDALSISITKLPAANTVEVSQGVIAALDEIGKALPDAEFTVVFDQAPFIVQSIDTLATEGLLGLVMAVLVILVFLLSVRSTLVTAISIPTSVLITFIGLQAFGYSLNVLTLGALTIAIGRVVDDSIVVIENIKRHYVGDADKGDAIRLAVREVAAAITASTITTVAVFLPIVFVGDMVGELFRPFAMTVTIAMVASLLVALTIVPVLAYWFLKPGKPLLDEHGNAIDPEHPDAPPTALQRGYRPILGWTLKHSGLTVVLAVVVLGATLAAAPLMKVNFLSDSGQNTMTVTQDLGPTASLEAKSDAAAPVEEALLDIDGIEHVQASIGSSGSALRDAFSGGAGITYSVLTDGDADQEKLRAEVQDAIDGLGDEVGDVTVASSAGFGSSDIEITVTASNGDDLATATSALVEELDGRDGIGQVTDNLAEALPYIAVVVDREAAAQVGLSEVAVGSIVSNTMRPQQIGSVEIDDTALTVYLVNPAPPTTVAALQQLAIPTAAGIVPLQDIATVEQRNGPTSITTEQGRRTATVTVPPASDNLAVATQSVSAAIAAVDLPDGASAEVGGVASQQADSFSQLGLAMLAAILIVYVVMVATFKSLRQPLLLLVSVPFAATGAILLQIVTGVPLGVASLIGVLMLIGIVVTNAIVLVDLVNQYREKGLSTADAVMAGGEKRLRPILMTALATILALTPMALGITGHGGFISQPLAIVVIGGLISSTVLTLIVLPTLYNLVEGAKERRRARRGDGGTGDDGSGPDAPASPVAPTGAAAQPVISGATVHADGTPVSRRELRDHHGE; via the coding sequence TTGTCGAAACTCGCCATCCTCAGCCTGAAGAACCGCGCCCTCATCGCGCTCGTGACGATCGTCGCGGCCGTGTTCGGCGGGCTCGCGCTCACCAACCTCAAGCAGGAGCTGATCCCCTCGCTCGAGCTGCCCGCGCTCGTGGTCATGACGACGTACCCCGGCGCCTCGCCCGAGGTGGTCGAGAACGACGTCTCCACCCCGATCGAGTCCGCGATCCAGGGCGTGCCCGACCTGGAGTCGACCACCGCGACCAGCACGACCAATGCGTCGATCGTGCAGGCGATGTTCGCGTACGGGACGAACCTCGCCACGGCCGAACAGAAGATCCAGCAGGCGATCAACCGCATCTCCTCGCAGCTGCCGGAGGACGTCACGCCGCAGGTGCTGTCGGTGTCGATCGACGACTTCCCGGTGATCCAGGTGGCCGTGACCGGCTTCGACGACGCCGACAACGCGCAGGCCCAGCTCGAGAGCGTCGCCATCCCCGACCTGGAGGACGTGGACGGCGTCAACGCGGCCGAGATCGTCGGCGGGGTCGGCCAGCGCATCACCATCACACCCGACGTGGGCCGCCTGGCCGCGGAGGGGCAGAGCACGCAGGCGATCAGCTCGGCCCTGCAGCAGAACGGCACGCTGTTCCCCGGTGGTGACATCACCGAGAACGGCGAGACGCTGACCGTGCAGACCGGGGCCAAGATCACCTCGGTCGACGAGATCGCCGCGCTGCCCCTCGTCGGCACCTCCCTCACGATCGGCGACGTCGCGACCGTCACCCAGGCGTCCGACCCGGTCACCTCGATCTCCCGCGTGGACGGGAAGGATGCGCTGTCGATCTCGATCACCAAGCTGCCCGCCGCCAACACGGTCGAGGTGTCGCAGGGCGTGATCGCCGCGCTCGACGAGATCGGCAAGGCACTGCCCGACGCGGAGTTCACGGTCGTGTTCGACCAGGCGCCGTTCATCGTGCAGTCCATCGACACGCTCGCCACCGAGGGCCTGCTCGGCCTCGTGATGGCCGTGCTCGTGATCCTCGTGTTCCTGCTCTCGGTGCGCTCGACCCTGGTCACGGCGATCTCGATCCCGACCTCCGTGCTCATCACGTTCATCGGGCTGCAGGCGTTCGGCTACTCGCTCAACGTGCTGACCCTCGGGGCGCTGACGATCGCGATCGGCCGTGTGGTCGACGACTCGATCGTGGTGATCGAGAACATCAAGAGGCACTACGTCGGCGACGCCGACAAGGGCGATGCGATCCGGCTCGCGGTGCGGGAGGTCGCCGCGGCGATCACCGCGTCGACGATCACGACCGTGGCGGTGTTCCTGCCGATCGTGTTCGTCGGCGACATGGTCGGCGAGCTGTTCCGGCCGTTCGCGATGACCGTGACGATCGCGATGGTGGCGTCGCTGCTCGTCGCGCTCACGATCGTGCCGGTGCTCGCGTACTGGTTCCTCAAGCCCGGCAAGCCGCTGCTCGACGAGCACGGGAACGCGATCGACCCCGAGCACCCCGACGCGCCGCCGACGGCGCTGCAGCGCGGCTACCGGCCGATCCTCGGCTGGACGCTGAAGCATTCCGGACTCACGGTGGTCCTCGCGGTGGTCGTGCTCGGCGCGACGCTGGCCGCGGCCCCGCTCATGAAGGTGAACTTCCTCAGCGACTCCGGGCAGAACACCATGACGGTGACGCAGGATCTCGGGCCGACCGCGAGCCTGGAGGCGAAGTCCGACGCGGCAGCGCCCGTGGAGGAGGCGCTGCTCGACATCGACGGCATCGAGCACGTGCAGGCCTCGATCGGGTCGAGCGGCTCCGCCCTGCGCGACGCCTTCTCCGGCGGCGCCGGCATCACCTACTCGGTGCTCACCGACGGCGACGCCGACCAGGAGAAGCTGCGCGCCGAGGTGCAGGACGCGATCGACGGCCTCGGGGACGAGGTCGGAGACGTCACCGTGGCCTCCTCCGCCGGCTTCGGCTCCAGCGACATCGAGATCACCGTCACCGCCTCGAACGGCGACGACCTCGCCACCGCCACCTCCGCGCTGGTGGAGGAGCTCGACGGGCGCGACGGCATCGGCCAGGTGACCGACAACCTCGCCGAGGCGCTGCCCTACATCGCGGTCGTGGTCGACCGGGAGGCCGCGGCCCAGGTCGGGCTGTCGGAGGTCGCGGTGGGCTCGATCGTGTCGAACACCATGCGCCCGCAGCAGATCGGGTCGGTCGAGATCGACGACACCGCTCTCACGGTGTACCTCGTGAACCCCGCGCCGCCGACGACCGTGGCGGCGCTGCAGCAGCTCGCCATCCCGACCGCCGCGGGCATCGTGCCCCTGCAGGACATCGCGACGGTCGAGCAGCGCAACGGCCCCACCTCGATCACGACCGAGCAGGGCCGCCGGACCGCGACGGTCACGGTCCCGCCCGCGTCGGACAACCTCGCGGTGGCCACGCAGTCGGTGAGCGCCGCCATCGCCGCGGTCGACCTGCCCGACGGTGCTTCGGCCGAGGTCGGCGGTGTCGCCTCGCAGCAGGCCGACTCGTTCTCGCAGCTGGGTCTCGCGATGCTCGCGGCCATCCTGATCGTGTACGTGGTGATGGTCGCGACCTTCAAGTCGCTGCGCCAGCCGCTGCTGCTGCTCGTGTCGGTGCCGTTCGCGGCGACCGGCGCCATCCTGCTGCAGATCGTGACGGGCGTGCCCCTGGGCGTGGCCTCGCTGATCGGCGTGCTGATGCTGATCGGCATCGTGGTCACGAACGCGATCGTGCTGGTCGACCTCGTCAACCAGTACCGAGAGAAGGGGCTGTCGACCGCTGACGCGGTGATGGCGGGAGGCGAGAAGCGTCTGCGCCCCATCCTGATGACCGCGCTCGCCACGATCCTCGCGCTGACGCCGATGGCGCTCGGCATCACGGGTCACGGCGGGTTCATCTCGCAGCCGCTCGCGATCGTCGTGATCGGCGGACTCATCTCCTCGACCGTGCTCACGCTCATCGTGCTGCCGACGCTGTACAACCTCGTCGAGGGCGCGAAGGAGCGGCGCCGCGCACGGCGGGGCGACGGCGGCACGGGCGACGACGGTTCCGGCCCGGACGCCCCGGCGTCACCCGTCGCGCCCACCGGAGCGGCCGCGCAGCCCGTCATCTCGGGAGCCACGGTCCACGCGGACGGCACGCCGGTCAGTCGCCGGGAGCTGCGCGACCACCACGGCGAGTAG
- a CDS encoding aldose 1-epimerase family protein, which translates to MTPVSPTGLQVHLGLGEVTAQIAQVGASLRSLRIGEVDLVPPYPLDAPTPSCSGVVLVPWPNRIRDGRWDDEGTVRQLTVSEPKTANASHGLLRFTPYAVEQTDAAATLRATVYPQTGYPYLLETSVAYVLTADGIEVTHTITNWSESAAPVALGTHPFVTIGDVDPHELVLRVPAQTAFETDDRLLPVGTRPADPALRTGLRLGDATLDTGLTDLDRDADGRVRHTLTAPDGRTVTLWQGEGFDVAQVYTARNYPGTPLAVAIEPMTAPADAFNSGIGLRRLAQGETWTLEWGITFG; encoded by the coding sequence GTGACCCCCGTCTCCCCCACCGGCCTCCAGGTGCACCTCGGACTCGGCGAGGTGACAGCGCAGATCGCCCAGGTCGGCGCGTCGCTGCGCTCCCTCCGCATCGGCGAGGTCGACCTCGTGCCCCCGTACCCGCTCGACGCCCCCACCCCGTCGTGCTCCGGCGTCGTGCTCGTCCCCTGGCCCAACCGCATCCGCGACGGCCGCTGGGACGACGAGGGCACGGTCCGCCAGCTCACGGTCTCCGAGCCCAAGACGGCCAATGCCAGCCACGGCCTGCTCCGCTTCACGCCGTACGCGGTCGAGCAGACCGACGCCGCGGCGACCCTGCGCGCCACGGTGTATCCGCAGACGGGTTACCCGTATCTGCTCGAGACCTCGGTCGCCTACGTGCTCACCGCCGACGGCATCGAGGTCACGCACACCATCACGAACTGGTCGGAGTCCGCGGCGCCGGTCGCGCTCGGCACGCACCCGTTCGTCACGATCGGCGACGTCGACCCGCACGAGCTGGTGCTGCGGGTTCCCGCGCAGACCGCCTTCGAGACCGACGACCGCCTGCTGCCGGTCGGCACCCGGCCCGCCGATCCGGCGCTGCGCACGGGGCTGCGCCTGGGCGATGCGACGCTCGACACCGGGCTGACCGATCTCGACCGCGACGCCGACGGCCGCGTGCGCCACACCCTCACCGCGCCCGACGGCCGCACCGTCACGCTGTGGCAGGGCGAGGGCTTCGACGTCGCCCAGGTGTACACGGCGCGGAACTACCCCGGCACGCCGCTCGCCGTCGCGATCGAACCGATGACGGCCCCCGCCGACGCGTTCAACAGCGGGATCGGGCTGCGCCGCCTGGCTCAGGGCGAGACCTGGACGCTGGAGTGGGGCATCACGTTCGGCTGA